In Lapillicoccus jejuensis, the DNA window CCCACGACGTCGCGCTCGCCCCGCACGGGGCGGTCCGCTCCAGCGAGGCCTACGTCAGCCAGTACCTCGACCTCACCCCGGTGGCCGTCCCGGGGCACGGCACCGCGGTGGCGGTGCGCCAGAACATGCCCGGGGAGCGGCAGCCGTGGGCGCTGCTCGGTGGCCTCGGCCGGGTCGTCGCGTGGTCGACCGACGCGCGCCAGCTCGCCGGCGACGGCGCGGGCGGCCTGCCCGGGCTGGCCCACGACCTGCCGTCGACCCGCCTGCAGCACGAGCACACCCTCGTCGGGCTGCAGAGCGAGGCGGTGCGGCTCGCCCCCGGGGACCGCACCCGCACGGGCTTCTTCGGCCTCGTCCGCGACGACCACGCGCAGGCCAGCGGCCCGGCGGACGCGGACCGCGCGCGGGTGGTCCTCGACGACCCGGCCGCGGCGCTCGTCGAGCTCGACGAGCCCGGCGACCTCGACGAGGGCGTCGGGGGCGCCGTCGTCCGCTCGGCGTTCACGCTCGCCGACGACCTCGCCTGCCGGGTCCTGGGCGACGACGAGCTGGTGACGCTGACCGGGGTCCCCCGCGAGCGGTGGGCGCAGGTGGAGACCGGGCCCGACGGCGCGCTGTGGTCGGCCTTCCTCGAGGACGGCGCCCACCTGGTCACCGCGGCCAAGGAGTCGGCCGTCCTGCGCCCGCACGGCCACGTGCTGCGCACCGGCAGCCACCTCGTGCCCGACGAGCGCGGCGTCACCTCCACGGTGTGGCTGGCGGGCGGGTTCGCGGGCCAGGTGACCCAGGGCCACGTCGCCCTCGGCTCGGTGCTGTCGCTGCGACGGACCCACCTCGGCCTCCAGCAGGCCAGCGGTCTGCGGATCCTGCTGCGGGAGGACGGTCGCGGCGACGAGCCGTCGTCCTGGCGGCTGCTCGGCCGCCCGTCGGCGTGGGTCGTCGAGCCCGGACGCTGCCGCTGGTTCTACGCGGTGGAGCAGGCGCCCGGCCGGCCGGGGCCCGTCGTCGAGGTCGCCACGACCGCACCCACCGACCGGCACGAGCTCGAGGTCGACGTCGTGGTGCACGGCGGGGCGTCGTACGTCGTCCGCGCGGCGCTGCACGTCGCCCTGGGCGGCGACGACGGCGCGACGCCCGTCGACCTGCCGGTCGAGCACCGTGTCGGTGGTCTCGTGGTCCGCCCCCCGGCGGGCAGCGACACCGCCGCGCGCTACCCGGGCGGCCGGGTCGAGCTGGCCTGGACGGGGGCGGTCGAGGTCGGCGACGACGGCACGCTGCTCGAGGACGGGCGCTCGGTCGGTCTGCCGTGGGTCACCCTCACCACCGCGCCCACCGACCGCTGGCGCCTCACCCTGCGACCGCACCTGGTCGCCGACGACGCCGCCGCCGACGACCTCACCCACGCCCAGGACCTCCCGGCCGGCCCGCAGACGGGCGACGCGTGGGCGCGGCGGGCGGCCGCCCTCGTCCTCGACCCGCCCGCCGGCGAGGCGGGCGAGGAGGTGACGCGGCTCCAGCGGGTGCTGCCGTGGTTCGCCCACGACGCCCTCGTGCACTACCTCTCCCCCCGCGGGCTCGAGCAGTACACCGGCGGCGGGTGGGGTACCCGCGACGTGTGCCAGGGACCGGTGGGGCTGCTCGCCGGGCTCGGCGAGGCGGACGCCCTCGTCGACGTCGCCCGCCGGGTCCTCGCCGCGCAGAACGCCCGTGGCGACTGGCCGCAGGCCTTCGACTTCCTCGCGCGGCACAAGTCCTTCGGGCAGTGGGACAGCCACGGCGACGTCGTCTACTGGCCGCTGCTCGCCCTCGCCGACGTCCTCGAGGTGACCGGGGAGCGCGCGCTGCTGCGCGAGCGGCTCCCCTTCACCGGCGACGGCGGTTGGACCGAGCCGGCGGAGGTGCTCGAGCACGTCCGGCGCGCGCTCGACCTCGTCGAGGGCACCTTCGTGCCCGGCACCCACCTGCCGCGCTACGGCCACGGGGACTGGAACGACTCGCTGCAGCCCGTCGACGCCGACCTGGCCCGCCACCTCGTGTCCACGTGGACCGTCGTGCTCCAGGCGCAGGCCCTGCTGGCGCTCGAGGCCGCCCTGCTCGACCGCGGTCACGAGAGCGACCCGCCGGTCCTGGCCCTCGCCGCCCGCTGCCGGGAGGTCGCCGACGCCGGGGTCCGCGACCTGCGCACGCACCTCGCGCCCGACGGGGTCCTCGCCGGCTACGGCGTCTTCGACGACGACGGCCGGCTGCAGGGCCACCTGGTGCACCCGCGCGACACCCGCACCGGGCTGACCTACAGCGTGCTGCCGATGATCCACGCCGTGACCGGCGACGTGCTCACGGCCGGCGAGGCGCGCCGGCACCTCGCCCTCGTGGCGAAGCACCTCACCGGCCCCGACGGCACCCGGCTCTTCGATCGGCCGGTGGCCTACCGTGGTGGGCCCATGGAGGTCTTCCAGCGGGCCGAGGCCAGCACCTTCTTCGGCCGCGAGATCGGGATCATGTACACCCACGCCCACCTGCGGCACGCGGAGGCGCTGGCCCGGGTCGGCGACGGGGCCGGTCTGCTGCGGGGGCTCGCGCTGGCCAACCCCGTGGGGGTGACCGACCGGGTGCCGTCGGCGCGGCCGCGCCAGGCGACGACGTACTTCTCCTCCTCCGACGCGGCCTTCGCCGACCGGACCGAGGCCGACCGCGGGTACGCCGGCGTCCTCGACGGCACCGTGCCGCTCGAGGGCGGCTGGCGCGTCTACTCCTCCGGGCCGGGCCTCGTCATGCGCCTGGTCACCGAGACCCTGCTCGGCGTCCGCCGGCGCGGCTCCGTCGTCGAGCTCGACCCGGTCCTCGACCCCGGCCTCGACGGGCTGCGGGCGACGGTGACGCTGCTCGGTCGCCGCTGGCGGGTCTCGTACGCCGTGGCCGGACGGGGGTACGGCGTCACCCGGGTCTCGTTCTCACCCGGCGCCCGCGCGGAGCCGGCCGAGCTGGCGACGCGCGCGCTCGAGAACCCGCACCGCACCCCGGGGGTGGCCGTCGACGTCGACGTCCTCACGGCCGCCGTCGCCGCCGCTCCCCCACCCGGGCCCGGTGACCGGGCCGACCCGTCCGACCCCGACGACCTGCCGCACCTGCACGTGGAGACCTCGTGACCCCGACCCGCCGCACCGCCACCGCCCCCGACCGCCCGTGGCTCGACCCCGCCCTCGACGTGGAGCGCCGCGTCGACCTGCTCGTCGACGCGATGACGACCGAGGAGAAGGCGGCCCAGCTCACCCAGGTCGACAACCTCGAGCCCGGCCGCGACGCGGACCTCCTGCGCCGCGGCGTCGGCTCGAGCCTCTACGCGAGCGGGGCGACGGCGGGCAACGTCCGCGACGGCGGCGTGCTCGCGTCGGCCGTCGACGAGTGCCAGCGGCTCGCGGTCGAGGGGTCGCGGCTGGGTGTCCCCGTCCTCTTCGGCCGGGACGTCATCCACGGGCACCGCACCGTGGCCCCCATCCCCCTCGGGCTGGCCGCCACCTTCGACGTCGACCTGCTGCGCCGGGTCAGCGCGCTCGCCGCCCGCGAGGCGAGCACCGAGGGCGTCGCCTGGACCTTCGCCCCGATGATGGACATCTCCGAGGAGCCGCGCTGGGGGCGGGTCGCGGAGTCGCTGGGCGAGTCCCCCGTCCTCGCCGGCCGGCTCGCCGCCGCCATGGTCGAGGGCTTCCAGGGCACCGCGCGCGAGCGGCGCGACGGGGCCCGCGAGCAGCAGGGGGGGCGGCCCACGCTCGGCGCGACGGCCAAGCACTACGTCGGCTACGGGCTCGTCCAGGGCGGGCGCGACTACGACACGGTCACCGTCGGCGAGAACACCCTGCGCAACCTGCACCTGCGACCGTTCCGCGACGCCGTCGACGCCGGCGTGATGGCCGTCATGGCCGCCTTCAACGACGTCGACGGCGTGCCCATGCACGCGCACCGGCACCTGCTGCGCGACGTCCTCAAGGGCGAGTGGGGCTTCGACGGCGTCGTCGTCGCGGACTGGAACGGCATCGGCCAGCTGGTCAACCAGGGCGTCGCCGCCGACCTGCGCGACGCCGCCCGGCAGGCGCTGCTCGCCGGGGTCGACCTCGACATGTGCTCGGGCGCCTACCTCGACCACCTGCCCGACCTGGTCGAGGACGGCGAGGTCCCGCTCGACCTCGTCGACGACGCGGTGCGCCGGGTGCTGCGGATGAAGCTGCGGCTCGGGCTGTTCGAGTCGCCGTACACCGACCCGTCGCGGACGCTCGCCGCCCCCGGACCGCAGGAGCGGGCCCTGGCCCGCGAGGCCGCCGCCCGCTCGATGGTCCTCGTGAAGAACGACGGGCTGCTGCCGCTGCACGCCAACATCGGCAAGATCCACCTGGCCGGACCGTTCGTCCACGACGGCGACGCGCTGCTGGGGACCTGGGTGCTGGACGGGCGGGGCGAGGAGGTCGTCACCCCGGCGCAGGCCTTCGCCGAGCGGCTCGCGGCCGAGGACCTCGTCGTCTCCGACGGACGCTTCTCCGACGTCGCCATGTCGATGGTCCGCGAGGCCGAGGTGACCGTCGCCGTCGTCGGCGAGCACCGCAGCCGCAGCGGCGAGGACCGCTGCATCAGCACGCTCGAGCTGCCCGCCGGCCAGCTCGAGGTGCTCGAGGAGATGGCCGGGCTCGGCAAGCCGCTCGTCGTGGTCGTGCACACCGGCCGGCCGCTCGAGCTGGGACGGGTCCTCGAGCTCGCGGACGCCGTCCTCGTCGCGTGGCACCCCGGCACCGAGGCCGGCCACGCGCTCACCGACGTCGTCTTCGGCGACGTCTCCCCCAGCGGGCGGCTCCCGATGACGTTCCCCCGCACCGTCGGCCACATCCCGAGCAGCTCGCACGAGCGCCCCACGGGGCGGCCGATCGACCGCGACCGCGACCGCCAGCTCGGCCGCTACCTCAACTCGCTCGTCTTCCCCGAGCTCACCTTCGGCTACGGGCTGACCTACACGCACATGGAGTACGGCGACCTCGAGGCCTCGCGGACCACGTTGCCCGTCAAGGGGAACGGCTCGGTCAGCGTCTCCGTCGAGGTGACCAACACCGGGGTGCGCGCCGGTCGCGAGGTCGTCCAGCTCTACGTGCGCGACCTCGTCGCCGACGTCACCCGGCCGCTCGTCGAGCTCGCCGACTGGCGGGTGGTCGACCTCGAGCCGGGCGAGTCGACCAAGGTCGTCTTCAAGGTGACGCCGCGGATGTTCGGCTACCACGACCGCGAGCTGCGCTGGCGCGTCGACCCCGGCGAGGTCGACGTCATGGTCGGCCCGAACGCGGCCTACTTCAGCCGGGTCCGGCTCACCCTGGTGGACGGGAAGTGACCGTCGAGCTCGCCCGCCACCGGATCCTCGAGGACGGCGAGCCGCGCCTGGTCCTCGCGGGCGAGGTCCACTACTTCCGGGTGCCGCGCGAGCAGTGGGGTCAGCGGCTCGACCTCGTCCGCGAGGTCGGGTGCACGACCGTGGCGTCGTACGTGCCGTGGCTGTGGCACGAGCTGCCCGACGGGAGCATCGACGTCACCGGCGCCACCCGTCCGGAGCGCGACCTGGGTGCGTTCCTCGACCTGTGCCACGAGCGCGGGTTCGACGTCCTCGTGCGACCCGGGCCGTTCCAGATGGCCGAGCTGAAGAACGAGGGGCTGCCCTACCGGCTCCACCGGGAGCACCCCGAGATCGTGCCGACCGGCTGGGACGGGGTGCCCGCGACGACGGACACCGTCGACTACCTCGCGCCGGCGTTCCTCGCCGAGACGCGGCGGTGGTTCGACGCGGTGCTGCCGGTCGTCGCGGCGCGGACGGTGGACCGGGGCGGTCCGGTCTCGATGCTCCAGCTGGACAACGAGATCGGGATGCTCGCCTGGGTGAGCAACTCCCCCGACCTCACCGACGACCTGCTCGCCGACCTGCGGCGGTGGTGCGGGGCGACGTACGGCGACGCCCTGGGGGACCGCTACCCGCTGGACGCCGACTGGCGCTCCGTCGTCGAGTCGCCGGACGAGGAGTGGGCGGCCGCGCTGCGCGTCGACCTCACCCGGTTCGTGCGCGGCCGCTTCGCGCGCTACGTGCGGGCGCTGACCGCCCTGGTGCGCGGGCACGGCATCGACGTGCCGCTCTGCGTCAACGTCCACGGCACCGAGGGCGGCAACGGCGTCCCGTTCGCCATCGGCGTGAGTCAGCTGGTCGAGACGTGGGCCGGCGTGCCGGGGCTGTTCGCCGGGTCGGACCACTACCTCGGCGACCTCAGCCTCGACGTGACGACGGACCTGCACTTCGTCTCCGCCGTGATGGCCGCGGTCAACGGCCCGGACCAGCCGCTGACGTCGCTCGAGTTCGAGGCGGGCACGGGCGACTACGGGGGCGGTGCCGACCGGCTGTACGACGCCTCGACCGTCGACCTCAAGGCGCGGCTCGCCCTCGCGCAGGGCAACCGGCTGATCAACTACTACCTGCTGGCGGGCGGGGTGAACCCGCGCCTCGACGAGCCGGTGGGCGACGGCAACGACCGGATCAGCCACACCGGCGAGCGGCACGGCACCGCGGCCCCGATCGGTCCCGAGGGGCAGCAGGGCATCGCGTTCGCGTCGACCCGCGACGTCACCCACGTCGCGGCGCGGCACGCGCAATGGCTCGCCGACGGCGACGAGGAGCTCGACGACCTCGCGGTCGGGTTCTGGGCCGACGCCTTCGCGACCGAGTACCGGTACCCGGGGTCGGCGGCGATGTCCGCCGTCGTCGAGGACCTCGAGCGGCACCGGGGGCCCGGGCCGCGCAAGGCCCTGTGGCGCTCGCTCCTGTTCTCCGGATACCGCTTCTCAGGAGTGGACCTGACGAGCGAAGCACCGTGGCCGACGGTCGTCGCGCTGTCCGTCGGCCGGGTCCTCGACGCCGACGTCCAGCGCCGGCTGGCCGCGCACGTCACCGGCGGGGGCGCGCTGCTGCTGCTGGGGAAGGTCCCGACGCTGGACCTCCAGGGGCGACCGTGCACCCTGCTCGCCGACGCGCTCGGCGTCCGCGCGGGCGAGGTGGTCGCGGATCGACGGCACCGCTACGGCTCGGTCGTCGGGGTCGGGGCGGCCGCCCCGGCGGGCGCGGAGCGGACGAGCGAGGTGCGCGCCGGCTGGTTCGAGCTGCTCGAGGCGGTCGACGACGCCGCGGCCGAGCCGGTGCTCCGCGACGCCGACGGTCGCGTGTGCGGGCTCGAGGTCCGCGCCGGCGCGGGTCGTGCGGTGCTGCTCTGCGCCGAGCTGCCGTCGTGGCCCGAGGTGTTCGCCCGGTTGGCCACCCACCTCGGCGCCGCGCCCGGGCTGGTGCTGAGCACCGACGTCCCGGGGGTCGTCGTCACGACGACCCGCACCCCGTCGGACGACCGGCTGCTGCACCTGCTCGCGCCCCAGGGCTACGACGCCCACGTCACCGTCACCGAGGACGGCTCACCGCTCGCCGGCGGCCCGCTCCTCGTCCCGGCCCGCACCGGTCACCTGCTCGCCCTCGGGCTCACCCTCCCCTGGGGTCGGCTGCTCGCCTCCAGCGCCGAGCTGACGGCGTACGACGACACCTCGCTCACCCTCGCGCCCGGGCTGGGCGACGGCCGGGGTGGTCCCGGCATCTGGTGCGTCCTGCAGGTGCCCGTCGGCTCCCGGGTCGTCGCACCCGACGCGGACGTCGAGGTGGTGGAGCGCGCCGACGACGTCGGCACCGGCGGCGACGAGGCGGGGCACGGGTCGTCGTACCGCGTCGTGGTCCGCCGGTCGGGCCCCCCGGCCCCCCTGCGGGTCGAGGTCTCCCCCACCTGACCCGGACTGCTGCGGGAAGGGGACGTCGACGTCACCCCAGGATCCGGACTGCTGCCCGACCGGGACCTCGACGTCACCCCACGATCGGGACTGCTGCCCGACCGGGACCTCCCCTCCCCGCAGCAGTCCGGATCAGGGGGTGGTGGCGGTGGGTGTGGGATTCGAACCCACGAGAGGTCACCCTCTGGTCGCTTTCAAGGCGACTGCACTCGGCCACTATGCGAACCCACCCGAGCGGGGCCAGTCTCCCAGACCGAGCGGCCGGTGGGGCACGGGAGGTGCGGTGCCGCCCACGCTCGTCCGCCCGGACCCCGATCCCGGCGGAGGGTGCTGCGGCACCGCACCCGTCGTCGGCGCCTCCCGATGTGACGCCGACTCCGTGTGGTTCCGACGCCCCCGATGGGCCGGAACATCGGGGAAGGAGCGGGGCCCTACCGTCCTGATACACGGTTCTCGGAAGAAGTTCGGCGGGCCGCGCACGTATCAGCCGACGCCGATCGCGCTCCTTGCGCTGCAGACGCCCCTACCCTGAGCCGGACGGGGGACCCGACGAGCACGCGCACCGAGGAGACCGGGCCATGCCCTACCGCACCACCCCCGTCGTCCCGCCCGCCGCGGGCGAGGTCGCCCGGCCGCCGCAGCCGCCGATCCTCGGCGACACCCTCGCGCGGGTCAACGGGCACGTCCTCGTCCCCGAGCGCGCGGGGACGGTCGCCGGGCACCCGGTCAACCCGACGGCGTACGTCGGCGACGAGCTCCTCGTCCAGGGCCGCACCGAGGGCGAGGCGATGGCCGCGCTCGTCGAGGCGGCGACCCGGACGGGGCAGCGGCTCGCGCCGTCGACCGCCGCGAGCGGCAAGCGGCAGGCGTACGTCGACGCGCTGTCCGACCGCGCGCTGGCCGAGGTCGCGGAGCGGGTGTGGGTGACCCGGCTGCGGCTGACCCCGCCCGAGGACCCGCGAGCGCCCCGACCCGATGCCTGGAGCGTGCTGCAGGCCTACCGGGAGCTCGTGGGCCCGCAGGAGCAGGAGCTCACCGTCGGGCTCAACCACCTCGTCACCCTGGCGGGCGGGCCGACGATCACCGGCGAGCCCTACATCACCGGCCCGGCGACGACCGGGACGCCGTACATCACCGGACCCGCGACGAGCGGGCTGCCCTACATCACCGGACCCGCCGGCGGCGGGCTGCCGTACATCACCGGTCCGGGCGCGCTCGGGAACCGCCAGCCGGTCACCTGGCTGGGCGAGCTGCCCGCCCCGACGGTGGCCGACCTCGCCACCCGCCGTCCCGTCGTCGCCGTCCTCGACACGGGGCTGGGGCAGCACGACTGGCTCGTCGCGCCGCACGCCGTCCTCGGCGCTCAGGTCGGCGGCGAGTCCATCGGCCTCGGCTCCGACGTCGTCGACGCCGAGCTGCTCGGGGTGCGCAACCCGTTGGCCGGGGACCTCGACCTCGACGCCGGGCACGGGACGTTCATCGCGGGCATCGTGCGCCAGATCTGCCCCGAGGCGCAGGTGCTGGCCATCCGGGTCATGCCGAGCGGCGGCGTCGTCGACGAGCACCAGCTGACGATCGCCCTCAACAAGCTGCTCGTGCGCCAGGCCCGGGCGCAGCTGCTCGGGCACGCCGACGAGCTCGTCGACGTCCTCAACCTCTCGCTCGGCTTCTACCACGAGACCCCCGACGACGTGGCCTTCAGCGGGGTCCTCGGCGGCACCCTCGACCAGCTCGGACGGCTCGGTGTCGCCGTCGTCGCCGCGGCCGGGAACGACGCCTCGTCGGTCCCGATGTTCCCCGCCGGCCTGGCCTCGCGGCAGCAGGGCGCCGACGAGCCCGGCGACCGGGTGCCGCTCCTCGCGGTCGGCGCCCTCAACCCGTCCGGCTCGATCGCGATCTTCTCCAACGCCGGGCCGTGGGTCAGCTGCCACCGCCCGGGCGCCAACGTCGTGAGCACGCTGCCGACGACGTTCAACGGCTCGCTCCAGCCGCAGCTGGCGACCGCCGACGGCCGCTCGTCGATCGACCCCGACAACTACTCGGGCGGCTTCGGCATCTGGAGCGGGACCTCCTTCGCCGCACCGGTGCTCGCCGCCGAGCTGGCGTGCGAGCTCGCCCGCGGCGGAGCCCTCGACGGGGCCGGCGCCGCGGCCGCCGTGGACCGCGGCTGGGCCGCCGTGAGCGCCTGCGTGGGGTGGCGACGCCCGTGACGACCGACGTCCCCGCCGACCGGACACCCCCGGCGGCCGCCCCCGCGTCGACCCTCGCGCAGCG includes these proteins:
- a CDS encoding glycoside hydrolase family 3 N-terminal domain-containing protein, with product MTPTRRTATAPDRPWLDPALDVERRVDLLVDAMTTEEKAAQLTQVDNLEPGRDADLLRRGVGSSLYASGATAGNVRDGGVLASAVDECQRLAVEGSRLGVPVLFGRDVIHGHRTVAPIPLGLAATFDVDLLRRVSALAAREASTEGVAWTFAPMMDISEEPRWGRVAESLGESPVLAGRLAAAMVEGFQGTARERRDGAREQQGGRPTLGATAKHYVGYGLVQGGRDYDTVTVGENTLRNLHLRPFRDAVDAGVMAVMAAFNDVDGVPMHAHRHLLRDVLKGEWGFDGVVVADWNGIGQLVNQGVAADLRDAARQALLAGVDLDMCSGAYLDHLPDLVEDGEVPLDLVDDAVRRVLRMKLRLGLFESPYTDPSRTLAAPGPQERALAREAAARSMVLVKNDGLLPLHANIGKIHLAGPFVHDGDALLGTWVLDGRGEEVVTPAQAFAERLAAEDLVVSDGRFSDVAMSMVREAEVTVAVVGEHRSRSGEDRCISTLELPAGQLEVLEEMAGLGKPLVVVVHTGRPLELGRVLELADAVLVAWHPGTEAGHALTDVVFGDVSPSGRLPMTFPRTVGHIPSSSHERPTGRPIDRDRDRQLGRYLNSLVFPELTFGYGLTYTHMEYGDLEASRTTLPVKGNGSVSVSVEVTNTGVRAGREVVQLYVRDLVADVTRPLVELADWRVVDLEPGESTKVVFKVTPRMFGYHDRELRWRVDPGEVDVMVGPNAAYFSRVRLTLVDGK
- a CDS encoding S8 family peptidase gives rise to the protein MPYRTTPVVPPAAGEVARPPQPPILGDTLARVNGHVLVPERAGTVAGHPVNPTAYVGDELLVQGRTEGEAMAALVEAATRTGQRLAPSTAASGKRQAYVDALSDRALAEVAERVWVTRLRLTPPEDPRAPRPDAWSVLQAYRELVGPQEQELTVGLNHLVTLAGGPTITGEPYITGPATTGTPYITGPATSGLPYITGPAGGGLPYITGPGALGNRQPVTWLGELPAPTVADLATRRPVVAVLDTGLGQHDWLVAPHAVLGAQVGGESIGLGSDVVDAELLGVRNPLAGDLDLDAGHGTFIAGIVRQICPEAQVLAIRVMPSGGVVDEHQLTIALNKLLVRQARAQLLGHADELVDVLNLSLGFYHETPDDVAFSGVLGGTLDQLGRLGVAVVAAAGNDASSVPMFPAGLASRQQGADEPGDRVPLLAVGALNPSGSIAIFSNAGPWVSCHRPGANVVSTLPTTFNGSLQPQLATADGRSSIDPDNYSGGFGIWSGTSFAAPVLAAELACELARGGALDGAGAAAAVDRGWAAVSACVGWRRP
- a CDS encoding beta-galactosidase, translating into MTVELARHRILEDGEPRLVLAGEVHYFRVPREQWGQRLDLVREVGCTTVASYVPWLWHELPDGSIDVTGATRPERDLGAFLDLCHERGFDVLVRPGPFQMAELKNEGLPYRLHREHPEIVPTGWDGVPATTDTVDYLAPAFLAETRRWFDAVLPVVAARTVDRGGPVSMLQLDNEIGMLAWVSNSPDLTDDLLADLRRWCGATYGDALGDRYPLDADWRSVVESPDEEWAAALRVDLTRFVRGRFARYVRALTALVRGHGIDVPLCVNVHGTEGGNGVPFAIGVSQLVETWAGVPGLFAGSDHYLGDLSLDVTTDLHFVSAVMAAVNGPDQPLTSLEFEAGTGDYGGGADRLYDASTVDLKARLALAQGNRLINYYLLAGGVNPRLDEPVGDGNDRISHTGERHGTAAPIGPEGQQGIAFASTRDVTHVAARHAQWLADGDEELDDLAVGFWADAFATEYRYPGSAAMSAVVEDLERHRGPGPRKALWRSLLFSGYRFSGVDLTSEAPWPTVVALSVGRVLDADVQRRLAAHVTGGGALLLLGKVPTLDLQGRPCTLLADALGVRAGEVVADRRHRYGSVVGVGAAAPAGAERTSEVRAGWFELLEAVDDAAAEPVLRDADGRVCGLEVRAGAGRAVLLCAELPSWPEVFARLATHLGAAPGLVLSTDVPGVVVTTTRTPSDDRLLHLLAPQGYDAHVTVTEDGSPLAGGPLLVPARTGHLLALGLTLPWGRLLASSAELTAYDDTSLTLAPGLGDGRGGPGIWCVLQVPVGSRVVAPDADVEVVERADDVGTGGDEAGHGSSYRVVVRRSGPPAPLRVEVSPT